A genomic stretch from Bradyrhizobium sp. 195 includes:
- a CDS encoding class I SAM-dependent methyltransferase, translated as MRWQTKARAFSVLSNIPWGEDLHYALQRYVTRRLPRPEKQVRSIYTLAQRLLAVHEKYSLRPLRDSTCFEFGAGRDLIVPLAFSAHGARRFITVDIERLAKLELIRSNAAIVSRLSGIDHPDINALEDLDPSWRIDYRAPADARTTGLPAASVDCAVSVETLEHIPKRDIAAILKELRRIVRPDGLVLMQIDYGDHFKGFDPSISSFNFLTYSEEDWAPFQSRFQYVNRLRHSEYLQLFREAGFQLLSDQPDRRPPEQHILQRLAPCFRAFSEEDLFTLGSLIVGRPADPSIGN; from the coding sequence GTGCGCTGGCAAACAAAGGCGCGAGCGTTCTCGGTGCTGTCGAATATCCCCTGGGGCGAAGACTTGCACTATGCCCTGCAGCGCTACGTCACACGACGACTGCCGCGACCCGAGAAGCAGGTCAGATCCATCTACACCCTTGCGCAGCGGCTGCTGGCCGTCCACGAGAAGTACAGCTTGCGGCCGCTGCGGGATTCGACCTGCTTCGAGTTCGGCGCCGGACGGGATCTGATCGTTCCGCTGGCCTTCAGCGCTCACGGGGCCCGGCGCTTCATCACAGTCGACATCGAGCGCTTGGCCAAGCTGGAGTTGATCCGATCCAACGCCGCCATCGTTTCTCGACTGAGCGGCATTGACCATCCCGACATAAACGCCCTGGAGGACCTCGATCCTTCGTGGAGGATCGACTATCGCGCACCGGCCGATGCCCGTACGACGGGCCTGCCCGCCGCCTCGGTCGACTGCGCAGTCTCTGTCGAAACGCTCGAGCACATTCCCAAGCGCGACATCGCGGCAATCTTGAAGGAGCTGCGACGCATCGTGCGTCCTGACGGACTTGTCCTCATGCAAATCGACTATGGCGATCATTTCAAAGGCTTCGATCCGTCCATCAGTTCATTCAACTTCCTGACATATTCCGAGGAGGATTGGGCTCCTTTCCAGTCGCGCTTCCAATACGTCAATCGTTTGCGCCACAGCGAATATCTGCAGCTATTCAGGGAGGCAGGGTTTCAACTGCTCAGCGACCAACCTGACCGCCGGCCGCCGGAACAGCATATCCTGCAACGACTAGCACCATGCTTCAGAGCCTTCTCCGAAGAGGACCTTTTTACACTCGGCTCGCTGATCGTTGGCCGCCCGGCCGACCCGTCTATAGGAAACTGA